The following proteins come from a genomic window of Acidobacteriota bacterium:
- the larC gene encoding nickel pincer cofactor biosynthesis protein LarC: MLHFECFSGIAGDMFLGACLDLGMPLSVVEEAVTALDLPGLAVRAPTALRGGVSGRRFRVLLDGEPVDGGGPLEEEAGGRRSAHHHSHDHHGHDHHGHSHHGHVHHGHSHHGHVHHGHSHHGHDHHPSHGSAPGSAAEPAANRGGEPDVDAEPDVHVHHHGSHRDLAAILELLAASRLSPTVRERAESLFLRLGAAEAKVHAVPLERVHFHEVGALDSIVDLVAAAAAFEYLAPERVTCGPVHVGSGQVMTAHGLLPVPAPATAELLAGIPIVGDGTGELVTPTGAVLLAELVDEFVTGAPEMVLSGTGYGLGSRDSKDRPNVFRLLLGRTAETSDPAPRVTVVEAQVDDLTGEGLGLVVERLLERGALDVTLTPVQMKKSRPGSLITMLTRPADRATLAEVLLEESGSLGCRWYEAERLEAERSSHAVTTAYGEVRVKVGRLPGRRPILAPEFDDCRRRAEAAEVPWRVVWQAALGAADKELAEAEEKTLA, translated from the coding sequence ATGCTTCATTTCGAGTGCTTCAGCGGCATTGCCGGCGACATGTTTCTCGGTGCTTGTCTGGACCTCGGTATGCCGTTGTCGGTGGTCGAGGAGGCGGTTACGGCCCTCGATCTTCCCGGCCTTGCGGTGAGGGCTCCAACGGCCCTCCGCGGGGGAGTCTCGGGGCGGCGTTTCCGAGTCCTCCTGGACGGCGAGCCGGTGGATGGTGGTGGACCTCTGGAGGAGGAGGCCGGCGGACGCCGGTCGGCCCATCACCATTCCCATGATCACCACGGCCACGATCACCACGGGCATAGTCACCACGGCCATGTTCACCACGGGCATAGTCACCACGGCCATGTTCACCACGGGCATAGTCACCACGGCCACGATCACCACCCTTCCCATGGCTCGGCTCCAGGATCCGCGGCCGAGCCGGCCGCAAATCGAGGCGGCGAACCGGACGTCGACGCTGAGCCCGACGTCCACGTCCATCATCACGGCTCCCATCGCGACCTCGCAGCGATTCTCGAGCTGCTCGCCGCAAGCCGTCTTTCGCCGACCGTTCGCGAGCGTGCCGAGAGCTTGTTTCTGCGGCTCGGGGCAGCTGAGGCCAAAGTTCACGCAGTGCCGCTGGAGCGAGTTCACTTCCACGAGGTCGGTGCCCTCGACTCGATCGTCGATCTGGTGGCGGCGGCGGCGGCCTTCGAGTACCTGGCGCCAGAACGCGTGACCTGTGGTCCGGTACACGTTGGCAGCGGCCAGGTGATGACGGCCCATGGCCTGCTGCCGGTGCCGGCGCCGGCGACGGCGGAGTTGTTGGCGGGGATCCCGATCGTCGGCGACGGAACCGGCGAGCTGGTGACGCCGACCGGCGCCGTGCTGCTGGCCGAGCTGGTGGACGAGTTCGTGACCGGAGCACCGGAGATGGTGCTTTCGGGAACCGGCTACGGCTTGGGCAGCCGGGATTCGAAAGACCGACCGAACGTCTTTCGTCTGTTGCTCGGCCGGACTGCCGAGACATCGGACCCGGCGCCGCGAGTCACGGTGGTCGAAGCCCAGGTCGACGACCTCACCGGCGAAGGTCTCGGCTTGGTGGTCGAGCGCCTGCTCGAGCGCGGCGCTCTCGACGTTACCCTGACGCCGGTGCAGATGAAGAAGAGTCGTCCCGGGAGCTTGATCACGATGCTGACGCGGCCGGCCGATCGCGCGACCTTGGCCGAAGTGCTGCTCGAGGAGTCCGGGTCCCTCGGGTGCCGCTGGTATGAGGCCGAGCGTCTCGAGGCGGAGCGCTCGTCGCACGCCGTGACCACGGCCTATGGTGAGGTGCGGGTCAAGGTGGGCCGCTTGCCCGGGCGGCGGCCGATCCTGGCTCCGGAGTTCGACGACTGCCGACGGCGGGCGGAAGCCGCTGAGGTGCCCTGGCGGGTGGTTTGGCAGGCCGCCCTCGGCGCAGCCGACAAGGAGCTCGCGGAAGCCGAGGAGAAGACCCTTGCCTAG
- the radC gene encoding DNA repair protein RadC encodes MAIMDLAMRQLPDGERPRERLLAQGAGSLSDAELVAVLLRSGRRGQSALALAGAVLRDMRGLEGLLGADGRSLRRPGLGPAKVASLLAAVEIGRRLARAEMPTRQPLDRPKAVARYLNLRYGLHDQEVMGALFLDTRNRLMIDRELFRGTLRRAAAEPREVLREALLQGAAGVLLFHTHPSGDPTPSAEDLLFTRRMADAGDLVGVPMIDHLIIGRGGRWTSLRSHGAW; translated from the coding sequence ATGGCGATCATGGATCTTGCGATGCGGCAGCTCCCGGATGGTGAACGGCCGCGGGAACGACTGCTGGCGCAGGGGGCGGGAAGCTTGTCCGATGCGGAGCTGGTGGCGGTCTTGCTGCGCTCCGGCCGCCGGGGCCAGTCGGCGCTGGCTCTGGCCGGCGCTGTGCTGCGCGACATGCGTGGCCTCGAGGGCCTCCTCGGTGCCGATGGCCGCAGCCTGCGCCGCCCGGGTCTGGGGCCGGCGAAAGTGGCGAGTCTGCTCGCCGCCGTCGAGATCGGCCGGCGATTGGCGCGCGCCGAGATGCCGACCCGCCAGCCGCTCGACCGGCCGAAGGCGGTGGCGCGCTACCTCAATCTGCGCTACGGCCTACACGACCAGGAGGTCATGGGGGCGCTCTTCCTCGATACCCGCAACCGCTTGATGATCGATCGCGAGCTCTTCCGGGGAACTCTGCGGCGGGCGGCGGCGGAGCCGCGAGAGGTGCTGCGCGAAGCCCTGCTGCAGGGGGCGGCCGGGGTCCTGCTCTTCCACACCCATCCCAGCGGCGATCCGACGCCGAGCGCCGAAGACCTCCTCTTCACCCGCCGCATGGCCGACGCCGGAGACCTCGTCGGGGTGCCGATGATCGACCACCTGATCATCGGGAGAGGAGGCCGCTGGACCTCACTTCGGAGCCATGGTGCGTGGTAG
- the hslO gene encoding Hsp33 family molecular chaperone HslO, with translation MPSDGKPFAEGRLRLGLAGRDGLRWAMVDLTSILETYRRRLDLSPVASAALGRAMAGAALLVRMAEKTPTRLMLEVRGDGPLGQVLVEADGEGNLRGLVGNRLVDVPRTPANKLDVGRAVGDGLLRVAREVAGRRYQSQVELVSGEIGDDLAHYLDQSEQTRSAVLVGVLTRQHGIAAAGGLMIEALPEAAPEVVSRLEENLSATVGVSRLLEDGGADQVLGQLLAGLEPRSLDQREVFYRCRCSREKLLGHLSTLSAEEAESLVAESGEIEADCVFCGSQYRFVTAELQSVAN, from the coding sequence TTGCCTAGCGATGGAAAGCCCTTTGCGGAAGGACGTTTGCGCCTCGGGCTGGCGGGCCGCGACGGTCTGCGCTGGGCGATGGTCGACCTGACCTCAATCCTGGAGACCTATCGTCGACGGCTCGATCTCTCGCCGGTCGCCAGCGCTGCCCTCGGGCGGGCCATGGCCGGTGCCGCCCTGTTGGTTCGAATGGCGGAGAAGACCCCCACCCGCCTGATGCTGGAGGTGCGCGGTGATGGTCCCCTGGGCCAGGTGCTGGTCGAGGCCGATGGCGAAGGCAATCTCCGCGGCCTGGTCGGCAACCGGCTGGTCGACGTGCCGCGGACTCCTGCCAACAAGCTCGACGTCGGTCGGGCCGTCGGCGATGGCCTGCTGCGGGTGGCCCGGGAAGTGGCCGGCCGGCGTTATCAGAGTCAGGTGGAGCTGGTGAGCGGTGAGATCGGCGACGATCTCGCCCACTACCTGGATCAGAGCGAGCAGACCCGGTCCGCGGTGTTGGTGGGCGTCCTGACCCGTCAGCACGGCATCGCCGCCGCCGGCGGACTGATGATCGAGGCCTTACCGGAGGCGGCGCCGGAGGTGGTGAGTCGCCTCGAAGAAAACCTCTCGGCGACGGTCGGCGTCAGCCGCCTGCTGGAGGACGGTGGTGCCGACCAGGTCTTGGGCCAGCTCCTCGCCGGCCTCGAGCCGAGGTCCCTCGATCAGCGGGAGGTCTTCTATCGCTGCCGCTGTAGCCGGGAGAAGCTCCTCGGTCATCTTTCGACCTTGTCCGCTGAAGAGGCGGAGTCGCTGGTCGCCGAGTCCGGCGAGATCGAGGCCGATTGTGTTTTCTGCGGCAGTCAGTACCGATTCGTGACCGCGGAGCTCCAGTCGGTCGCGAATTGA
- the speB gene encoding agmatinase produces the protein MPHLPHAFGQLAKPTEEPRIAILPLPFERTTSYGKGTSEGPAAILRASQALELYDEELESEPWLQGIETLPAFLPEAFDLETALAEIEEACLAPLQAGRFLVTLGGEHSLSQAAVRAAARTCSEAIGIVQFDAHADLRDSYDGTRYSHASVMRRLVEQGFPSLAVGVRSLSVPEASLVRQLRMPVLWGHDLPRRDLAERFADLLADLPETVYLTFDLDYFDPSLVPATGTPEPGGGLWYPTLELLRLLFENKRVVAMDVVELAPIGGLTAPDFLAAKLVYKCLGYLQQKAS, from the coding sequence GTGCCCCATCTGCCCCACGCCTTCGGCCAGCTCGCAAAGCCGACCGAAGAGCCGCGAATCGCCATCCTTCCGCTGCCCTTCGAGCGCACCACTTCCTACGGCAAGGGGACGAGCGAAGGCCCGGCCGCCATCCTGCGCGCCTCCCAGGCCCTCGAGCTCTACGACGAGGAGCTCGAGTCAGAGCCCTGGCTGCAAGGCATCGAGACCCTGCCGGCCTTCCTGCCGGAAGCTTTCGATCTGGAGACCGCCCTGGCAGAGATCGAGGAAGCCTGCCTCGCTCCCCTGCAAGCCGGCCGCTTCTTGGTCACCCTCGGCGGTGAGCACAGCTTGAGTCAGGCGGCGGTGCGGGCCGCAGCCAGGACCTGCAGCGAAGCCATCGGCATCGTGCAGTTCGACGCTCATGCCGATCTGCGCGATTCCTACGACGGTACCCGCTACAGCCATGCCTCGGTGATGCGCCGCCTCGTCGAGCAGGGATTCCCCTCCCTGGCGGTCGGAGTGCGCTCCCTCTCGGTGCCGGAAGCGTCCCTGGTGCGCCAGCTCCGGATGCCGGTGTTGTGGGGCCACGACCTGCCTCGGCGGGACCTCGCCGAGCGCTTCGCGGACCTCCTCGCGGACCTCCCAGAGACGGTCTACCTGACCTTCGACCTCGACTATTTCGATCCTTCCCTGGTCCCCGCCACCGGCACGCCGGAACCCGGCGGTGGCCTCTGGTACCCCACCCTCGAGCTGCTTCGTCTGTTGTTCGAGAATAAGCGGGTCGTCGCCATGGATGTCGTCGAGCTCGCCCCCATCGGCGGCCTCACGGCACCCGATTTCTTGGCCGCCAAGCTGGTCTACAAGTGCCTCGGCTACCTGCAGCAGAAGGCGTCGTGA
- a CDS encoding tRNA (cytidine(34)-2'-O)-methyltransferase: protein MSPTIHAVLVEPEIHWNAGNVGRTCLAAGAQLHLVEPLGFELSDRRVRRAGLDYWPRVQPHLWSCWEEFHTATEDLGELFFFAPEGRRDLWSADYGRNPVLIFGRESTGLPRPLLERFAERTVAVPMADPELRSLNLSTTVALALYEVLRQRQASSGSASSANSPSTR from the coding sequence GTGAGCCCAACCATTCACGCCGTGCTGGTGGAACCGGAAATCCACTGGAACGCCGGCAACGTCGGTCGCACCTGTCTCGCCGCCGGCGCGCAGCTCCACCTGGTGGAGCCCCTCGGTTTCGAGCTCTCGGATCGGCGGGTGCGCCGCGCCGGCCTCGACTACTGGCCGCGGGTCCAGCCGCACCTGTGGTCCTGCTGGGAGGAGTTCCACACCGCCACTGAGGATCTCGGCGAGCTCTTCTTCTTCGCCCCCGAGGGACGGCGGGATTTGTGGAGTGCCGACTACGGCCGGAACCCGGTCCTGATCTTCGGCCGCGAGAGCACCGGCTTGCCCCGCCCACTGTTGGAGCGCTTCGCTGAGCGCACCGTCGCGGTGCCGATGGCCGATCCGGAGCTGCGCTCGCTCAATCTTTCCACCACCGTGGCCCTGGCTCTCTACGAAGTGCTGCGCCAGCGTCAGGCATCGTCGGGCTCCGCGAGCTCGGCGAACTCACCTTCGACGCGGTAA